In the genome of Pseudanabaena mucicola str. Chao 1806, the window ATAAAGTTGTTTGACCGAACGCCCATCTTGAAGCTTACGATTGCAGCGTATGCCCACAACAACTCGCCAAGCCTTTGCTCGGACTGTATTTAAAAACTTGACTGTGCAAAACTCAGTATCAGCAAGAACAATTACTTTCCTGCCTTGGGTTAATCGCTTTGGCACTGTTCCCAACAATTTACAAGCTAAGTCTGATGGACTCGCATATCCCTTGCCGCGCCACACTCTAAAACTCCATGGTATTCGCCACTCACCGTAGACTAGATAAAGTAAGACTAGATGAAGTCCTCGCTTACCGTTGAGCATCCTTACCCATGGGGCTGAGCCGTCAGCCGTCGAGGTATTTAGATGCAAAAACTTGCCGCATTTTGTCAATGTGGTCAAGTCAATCAAGATCTTCAATGGACTCCCTTTGTATGGTCGATGCTGAGCGATTTGCTCTAAGATGATCTGACGGGTTATCCGAATCACTGACCGCGTAGACCAGTTATAGTGATTTAGAAACCGACTTAACGAACTGGCTGATTTTACTTGCGTATGTTGAGGTAAAGGATGTCCCTGCGCTTCGAGAAATAGTCCCAATATCGCATTCAGACTGGCTTTTTGATACACACTAGGCATAAAGCTCAGAAGGCTATAAACTAACCTTTGGGCGTGCTTAACGATGCTTTCCATATCGTTATTTAAATTAGTACTACGCCCTTTTTTTCACATCTCTCGTCTTTTTGCAACCCCTTTTTAGAATGGTGCAAGATCTCAGTCAACTTAATTAAAACCCAAACGAGAGTTTTGTTCCGCCCGCTACGCGGGCGGAACAAAACTCTCAGTTTCTAGTTTACTTATGTCTAGCTACTTAGTACTTATGCAAAAGGACTTATACAACTTAAAACCCAGCAATATTTTTGAAAGTGACGCTTCGCCGCACTTTCAAAAATATTGCTGTACTACTCAAAAGCCTCTATAGGCTGTAAAGCCCTGTAGATTTTAAATGAATCTTAAGCTCAGCTATCCATAAACCGATGGCTGAGTGGAGTCGAAATCAAGACTGCTATATTAGGAATTACGCATTGGGTAGATGTAGTGCGGGCTTCGCCCGCAC includes:
- a CDS encoding transposase, which produces MESIVKHAQRLVYSLLSFMPSVYQKASLNAILGLFLEAQGHPLPQHTQVKSASSLSRFLNHYNWSTRSVIRITRQIILEQIAQHRPYKGSPLKILIDLTTLTKCGKFLHLNTSTADGSAPWVRMLNGKRGLHLVLLYLVYGEWRIPWSFRVWRGKGYASPSDLACKLLGTVPKRLTQGRKVIVLADTEFCTVKFLNTVRAKAWRVVVGIRCNRKLQDGRSVKQLYRHGKRGQQVLLEGLSTTFTISWFWLKRADSKRELRFVISSHPYSGAYLVMLGRKRWAIEGFFKTIKHRFGLHCFGQSTKLGVFRWLILSLIAYLLAHWSTQWSPPPVLDWKAASDLTLSVLFPSVLWLKLLRYIRINADIAARYGFKIVLKPIPT